From Apium graveolens cultivar Ventura chromosome 9, ASM990537v1, whole genome shotgun sequence, the proteins below share one genomic window:
- the LOC141684556 gene encoding trans-resveratrol di-O-methyltransferase-like, protein MDLISKEAGELFKAQTHIWNHMFNFINSMSLNSAIQLDIPDVIHKHGKPMTHSELVQALPIDTAKGPCVYRLMRMLVHSGFFKIVEEGYVLSPSSRLLLKDEPLSIRPLFQAELHPLLITPWHSLSQWFTNDDATSFETAHGKMIWDHAGDDPNFCNVFASGMASDTYFVSNVIIKECSDVFDRIHTLVDVGGGTGTLALSIADAFPHLTCTVFDLPHVVANLEDRQNLTYVGGNMFEGIPCADAVMLKWILHCWSDEECLKILSRCKESIPSKEEGGKVIIIDIVVDSKKGDYTSIQTQLLYDMLMMVNTSGKERTEKEWEELFKAAGYSDYKITAELGIRSLIEVFP, encoded by the exons ATGGATCTGATTAGTAAAGAAGCTGGAGAGTTGTTCAAAGCTCAAACTCACATATGGAACCACATGTTCAACTTCATCAACTCAATGTCCCTAAATTCCGCGATTCAACTAGATATTCCGGATGTCATTCACAAGCATGGTAAACCAATGACTCACTCAGAGTTGGTTCAGGCTCTGCCCATCGACACAGCAAAAGGGCCATGCGTTTATCGCCTAATGCGCATGCTTGTGCACTCTGGTTTTTTTAAAATTGTGGAGGAAGGTTATGTGCTTTCTCCTTCTTCTCGTCTACTGCTCAAAGATGAACCATTAAGCATAAGGCCATTGTTTCAAGCCGAGCTGCACCCCCTCCTGATAACCCCATGGCACTCTTTGAGTCAGTGGTTCACTAACGACGATGCAACATCATTTGAAACGGCTCATGGGAAGATGATTTGGGACCATGCTGGAGATGACCCAAATTTTTGTAATGTTTTCGCTAGTGGGATGGCTAGCGACACTTACTTTGTATCCAATGTGATAATAAAAGAGTGTAGTGACGTGTTTGACAGGATTCATACACTTGTAGATGTTGGGGGTGGGACAGGAACACTGGCTCTGTCCATCGCGGATGCATTTCCTCACTTGACATGCACTGTTTTTGATCTTCCACATGTGGTTGCAAATTTGGAAGACAGACAGAACCTGACTTATGTTGGTGGAAACATGTTCGAGGGAATTCCTTGCGCAGATGCTGTTATGTTAAAG TGGATATTGCACTGTTGGAGTGATGAGGAATGCCTGAAAATACTGAGTCGTTGCAAGGAGTCAATTCCAAGCAAAGAAGAGGGTGGAAAAGTAATTATCATAGATATTGTAGTCGACAGCAAGAAAGGAGATTACACGTCAATCCAAACACAACTGTTATATGATATGTTGATGATGGTGAATACCAGCGGAAAGGAAAGAACTGAAAAGGAGTGGGAAGAACTTTTCAAGGCTGCTGGATACAGCGATTACAAGATTACGGCCGAACTTGGCATCAGATCTCTGATTGAGGTATTTCCTTGA
- the LOC141682855 gene encoding APO protein 3, mitochondrial-like: MFLRRNRSVWCLPQVLICGRQEAKINIFRALFSTGSALTELPRRFKRSERKPMVTSMNELKRKARREKHERLLVREVTLSAPENGLLVQSLVPVAREVLAARNVLLDCAAKVVTHTPVYFCSVCGEVHVGDPPHKIKTCNVVGSQMTKEHVWEKGGLKNVLPVVESYHLYDRIGRAVSHNERLQVDRIPAIVELCVQAGVDFLEYPTRRRKFPVYCVAGRMLDFEKRFPNDLASVKDINEYGFWVSRKKLIQDQKYKESTHDDLKGIAVRGMEAWENMQLGATKLMQKYMVQTCGYCSEVQVGPKGHRVRQCQAFKHQMRDGQHAWQEATLDDLIPIVYVWHVKDPHGNEVLVDSLKRYYGKLPAVVEMFAQAGACIGETYCNLMREDITVPGVDEEKLVV, translated from the exons ATGTTTTTGAGAAGAAATCGAAGTGTGTGGTGCTTGCCTCAGGTTCTAATATGTGGAAGGCAAGAGGCAAAAATCAATATTTTCCGAGCACTCTTTTCCACTGGGTCAGCATTAACAGAGTTGCCAAGGAGGTTTAAAAGGTCTGAGAGGAAGCCTATGGTGACGAGTATGAACGAGCTTAAGCGCAAAGCTAGACGGGAAAAACATGAGAGGCTTTTGGTCCGTGAGGTGACCCTAAGCGCTCCAGAGAATGGGTTGTTGGTACAATCACTTGTCCCTGTAGCTCGTGAAGTGTTGGCTGCTAGAAATGTACTACTTGATTGTGCTGCAAAGGTTGTTACACACACCCCTGTTTACTTTTGCAG CGTATGTGGAGAAGTTCATGTCGGTGACCCGCCACATAAGATCAAAACATGCAATGTTGTAGGTAGCCAAATGACCAAGGAGCATGTATGGGAGAAAGGTGGCTTGAAAAATGTTTTGCCAGTTGTGGAATCCTATCATCTGTATGATAGGATTGGGAGAGCGGTATCACACAATGAGCGACTCCAGGTTGATAGAATTCCAGCTATAGTAGAATTATGTGTTCAAGCTGGTGTGGACTTCCTTGAGTACCCTACAAGGAGAAGAAAATTCCCTGTCTACTGTGTTGCTGGACGGATGCTAGATTTTGAGAAGAGGTTTCCCAATGATCTTGCATCTGTAAAGGACATAAATGAATATGGATTTTGGGTTAGCAGGAAGAAGTTGATCCAGGATCAGAAATATAAGGAATCAACCCATGATGATTTAAAAG GTATTGCTGTGCGTGGCATGGAGGCATGGGAAAATATGCAGCTAGGAGCCACTAAACTCATGCAAAAATACATGGTCCAGACGTGTGGCTACTGTTCAGAGGTCCAAGTTGGGCCTAAGGGTCACAGAGTAAGACAATGCCAAGCATTCAAGCATCAGATGAGGGATGGCCAGCATGCTTGGCAGGAGGCAACACTTGATGATCTTATTCCAATTGTGTATGTGTGGCATGTAAAAGATCCACATGGTAATGAGGTGCTTGTAGATAGCTTAAAAAGGTATTATGGCAAATTGCCTGCAGTAGTAGAAATGTTTGCTCAAGCCGGGGCATGCATAGGAGAAACTTATTGTAATTTGATGAGAGAAGATATAACAGTTCCTGGAGTGGATGAAGAAAAGCTAGTTGTGTGA